In Sphingomonas phyllosphaerae, one DNA window encodes the following:
- a CDS encoding TonB-dependent receptor, whose amino-acid sequence MMKRLSTALLLAGTLTTPAAAQEGEEVVVRGRGLSPRPGDKAASVVTLDAARIRENASNRLEGVLADVAGLQQFRRADSRSANPTSQGISLRGVGGNASSRALLILDGVPQTDPFGGWVPFPAYATDRIGAIRVTRGGGSGYFGPGALAGTVEIDSGGPRDQPALAADLVYGSRNALDATASALLERGAGFATLSAAYARGDGFIPTVAAQRGPADRPAPYEQFSAAARTVVTVAPSTEVQANVSGFTDTRARGTAFTTNRSEGADASLRFVGRGALGWSALAYLQTRAFASQFASVDAARQTATQTLDQYNTPATGVGGRIELAPRLGTGRDLRFGADIRRVDGRTQELYTYVAGLPTRRRVAGGAARNWGVFGDGTLTAGALTLTLGGRVDRWQLTDGRLRETALVNGAALTTSDFADRSGTEWTGRAGAAWTIAPPLTLRTSAYRGWRLPTLNELYRPFRVGTDAVAANALLSPERLTGVDGGVTLVPVGGVSLTGTLFWNRLFDAISNVTAGRGPGTFPGVGFVAAGGTYRVRQNLDAIESTGVELDARWDHGPWFASASWSHVNPHVRASGSAAPLDDLRPAQTPRDLVSAALGWRQQDAALSATLRHSAAQFEDDQNSRTLAAATTLDGYAALPLTRRIAIEARAENVFDARVEAGISGTGVVERATPRTLWIGVRLRS is encoded by the coding sequence ATGATGAAACGCCTGTCCACCGCCCTGCTGCTCGCCGGCACGCTCACCACGCCGGCCGCCGCGCAGGAGGGCGAGGAGGTGGTCGTGCGCGGCCGCGGCCTTTCGCCGCGACCGGGCGACAAGGCCGCGTCGGTCGTGACACTCGACGCCGCGCGCATCCGCGAGAACGCCAGCAACCGCCTTGAAGGCGTCCTCGCCGACGTCGCCGGGCTCCAGCAATTCCGCCGCGCCGATTCGCGCTCGGCCAACCCCACCAGTCAGGGCATCTCGCTGCGCGGGGTCGGCGGCAATGCCTCCAGCCGCGCGTTGCTGATCCTCGACGGCGTGCCGCAGACCGATCCATTCGGCGGCTGGGTGCCGTTCCCCGCTTATGCCACCGACCGGATCGGCGCGATCCGCGTCACGCGCGGCGGCGGCAGCGGCTATTTCGGCCCGGGCGCGCTGGCGGGCACGGTCGAGATCGACAGCGGCGGCCCGCGCGACCAGCCGGCGCTCGCCGCCGACCTCGTCTATGGCAGCCGCAACGCCCTCGACGCCACCGCCTCGGCGCTGCTCGAACGCGGCGCGGGCTTCGCGACACTCTCTGCCGCTTATGCGCGCGGCGACGGCTTCATCCCCACCGTCGCCGCGCAGCGCGGCCCCGCCGACCGCCCCGCGCCCTATGAGCAATTCTCCGCCGCCGCGCGCACCGTCGTCACCGTCGCGCCCTCGACCGAGGTGCAGGCCAACGTCTCCGGCTTCACCGACACGCGCGCGCGCGGCACCGCCTTCACCACCAACCGCAGCGAGGGCGCCGACGCCAGCCTGCGCTTCGTCGGGCGCGGTGCGCTCGGCTGGTCGGCGCTCGCCTATCTCCAGACCCGCGCCTTCGCGTCGCAATTCGCAAGCGTCGATGCCGCGCGCCAGACCGCGACGCAGACGCTCGACCAGTACAACACGCCGGCGACCGGCGTCGGCGGCCGGATCGAGCTGGCGCCGCGGCTTGGCACCGGGCGCGACCTGCGCTTCGGCGCCGACATCCGCCGCGTCGACGGGCGGACGCAGGAACTCTATACCTATGTCGCCGGCCTCCCGACCCGCCGCCGCGTCGCGGGCGGCGCGGCGCGCAACTGGGGCGTGTTCGGCGACGGCACGCTGACCGCCGGTGCGCTGACGCTGACGCTCGGCGGGCGCGTCGATCGCTGGCAGCTGACCGACGGCCGCCTGCGCGAGACCGCGCTCGTCAACGGCGCAGCGCTGACCACCAGCGACTTCGCCGACCGCTCGGGGACCGAATGGACCGGGCGTGCCGGGGCGGCGTGGACGATCGCGCCGCCGCTGACGCTGCGCACCTCCGCCTATCGCGGCTGGCGGCTGCCGACGCTCAACGAACTCTACCGGCCGTTCCGCGTCGGCACCGACGCGGTCGCCGCCAACGCCTTGCTCTCGCCCGAGCGGCTGACCGGCGTCGACGGCGGCGTGACCCTGGTGCCGGTCGGCGGGGTCAGCCTGACCGGCACCCTGTTCTGGAACCGCCTCTTCGACGCGATCAGCAACGTCACCGCCGGGCGTGGCCCCGGCACCTTCCCCGGCGTCGGCTTCGTCGCGGCCGGCGGCACCTACCGCGTGCGCCAGAACCTAGATGCGATCGAGTCGACCGGCGTCGAGCTGGATGCGCGCTGGGACCACGGCCCATGGTTCGCCAGCGCCTCGTGGAGCCACGTCAATCCGCACGTCCGCGCCTCGGGCAGCGCCGCCCCGCTCGACGACCTCCGCCCGGCGCAGACCCCGCGCGATCTGGTTTCGGCCGCACTCGGCTGGCGGCAACAGGACGCCGCGCTCTCGGCGACGCTCCGCCACAGCGCCGCGCAATTCGAGGACGACCAGAACAGCCGCACCCTCGCCGCCGCGACGACGCTCGACGGCTATGCCGCGCTCCCGCTCACCCGCCGGATCGCGATCGAGGCGCGCGCCGAAAACGTCTTCGACGCCCGCGTCGAGGCGGGGATCAGCGGCACCGGCGTGGTCGAGCGCGCCACTCCGCGAACGCTGTGGATCGGCGTCCGCCTGCGCTCGTGA
- a CDS encoding alpha/beta hydrolase: MAATIDAPTRRALLAALAAAPLAPAIVAAQAGDETLPLWPASPPGAPATLPTRKVEQRSKTPGFNDRWLTGIAMPTLTVRRPARPNGAAVMLIPGGGYGFLAWDNEGEEQARWLTARGVTCFILTYRLPGEGWRDRAQVPLQDAQRGLRLIRAHAARYGVDAKRVAVIGFSAGGHLAGSLATRHAERTYAPVDASDRLSARPDLAGLIYPVVSLAEPFTHVGSRDNLLGIPSDEAARRAASVERHVDAQTAPIFLAHASDDGLVPIANSLALYQALLAAQRPSELHAFDKGGHGFGVRLPAGTPAAAWPTLFSAFATRLSIFPAAPAT; this comes from the coding sequence ATGGCCGCGACGATCGACGCCCCCACCCGCCGCGCGCTGCTCGCCGCACTTGCCGCTGCCCCGCTCGCGCCCGCGATCGTCGCCGCGCAAGCAGGCGACGAGACGCTGCCGCTCTGGCCCGCCTCGCCACCCGGCGCACCCGCCACGCTGCCGACCCGCAAGGTCGAACAACGCTCGAAGACCCCCGGCTTCAACGACCGCTGGCTGACCGGCATCGCGATGCCGACGCTCACCGTCCGCCGTCCGGCGCGGCCGAACGGCGCGGCGGTGATGCTGATCCCCGGCGGCGGCTATGGCTTCCTCGCCTGGGACAACGAGGGCGAGGAGCAGGCGCGCTGGCTCACCGCGCGCGGCGTCACCTGCTTCATCCTTACCTATCGCCTGCCCGGCGAAGGCTGGCGCGACCGCGCGCAGGTGCCGCTGCAGGACGCGCAGCGCGGGCTGCGGCTGATCCGCGCCCATGCCGCGCGTTACGGCGTCGATGCGAAACGCGTCGCGGTGATCGGCTTCTCGGCCGGCGGGCATCTCGCCGGCAGCCTCGCGACCCGCCATGCCGAACGCACCTATGCGCCGGTCGACGCCAGCGACCGGCTGTCGGCGCGTCCCGACCTCGCCGGGCTGATCTACCCGGTCGTCTCGCTCGCCGAACCGTTCACGCATGTCGGCTCGCGCGACAATCTGCTCGGCATCCCCTCCGATGAGGCCGCCCGCCGCGCCGCCTCGGTCGAGCGTCATGTCGACGCGCAGACCGCGCCGATCTTCCTCGCGCACGCCAGTGACGACGGGCTCGTCCCGATCGCCAACAGCCTCGCGCTCTATCAGGCGCTGCTCGCCGCACAGCGCCCCTCCGAGTTGCACGCCTTCGACAAGGGCGGCCATGGTTTCGGCGTCCGCCTGCCCGCGGGCACGCCGGCGGCGGCCTGGCCGACGCTCTTCTCCGCTTTTGCAACGCGGCTGAGCATTTTCCCCGCGGCACCGGCGACCTGA
- a CDS encoding LacI family DNA-binding transcriptional regulator, which translates to MTGERRKRRSGVPTIADVAQLAGVSQMTVSRVINAEGNVRAETRDAVNAAIRQLDYSPNPAARRLAGAAQLRIGLLFSNPSESYLSAFLLGSLDQAGRSDIQLIVQKCELDDHEGDVAARLIAGGIDGVILPPPLCDSPVVLDVLLAAGIPTVAVATSAPPPQVGAVAIDDRGAAAAMTAHLLALGHRRIGFIRGNDNIHASAERLAGYRAALIAAGQAPDDALVANGLFDYRSGLVAAERLLDMAEPPTAIFASNDDMAAASVAVAHRRGLDVPRDLTVCGFDDSALATTIWPELTTIRQPIADMSRAAIELLAGMLSERREAGRGAAKQVTLDYTLVRRGSDAPPRPAAAERGR; encoded by the coding sequence ATGACGGGGGAGAGACGCAAGCGACGCTCGGGCGTGCCGACGATCGCCGATGTGGCACAGCTGGCCGGCGTGTCGCAGATGACGGTGTCGCGCGTCATCAATGCCGAGGGCAATGTCCGCGCCGAAACACGCGACGCCGTCAATGCGGCGATCCGGCAACTCGATTATTCGCCCAACCCGGCGGCGCGGCGGCTGGCGGGCGCGGCGCAGCTGCGGATCGGGCTGCTGTTCAGCAATCCCAGCGAATCGTATCTGAGCGCCTTCCTGCTCGGCAGCCTCGATCAGGCGGGGCGGTCCGACATCCAGTTGATCGTGCAGAAATGCGAGCTGGACGATCATGAGGGCGATGTCGCGGCGCGGTTGATCGCGGGCGGGATCGACGGCGTGATCCTGCCGCCGCCCTTGTGCGATTCGCCGGTGGTGCTCGACGTGCTGCTGGCGGCGGGGATTCCGACCGTCGCGGTGGCGACCAGCGCGCCGCCGCCGCAGGTCGGCGCGGTGGCGATCGACGACCGCGGCGCGGCGGCGGCGATGACCGCGCATCTGCTCGCGCTGGGGCATCGCCGGATCGGCTTCATCCGCGGCAACGACAATATCCATGCCAGCGCCGAGCGGCTGGCGGGCTATCGCGCCGCCCTGATCGCGGCGGGGCAGGCGCCCGACGACGCGCTGGTCGCGAACGGGCTGTTCGATTACCGCTCCGGGCTGGTCGCCGCCGAGCGGTTGCTCGACATGGCCGAGCCGCCGACCGCGATCTTCGCAAGCAACGACGATATGGCGGCGGCGTCGGTGGCGGTGGCGCATCGCCGCGGGCTGGACGTGCCGCGCGACCTGACGGTGTGCGGGTTCGACGATAGCGCGCTGGCGACGACGATCTGGCCCGAGCTGACCACGATCCGCCAGCCGATCGCGGACATGAGCCGCGCGGCGATCGAGCTGCTGGCCGGTATGCTGTCCGAGCGTCGCGAGGCGGGACGCGGTGCGGCGAAGCAGGTGACGCTGGACTATACGCTGGTGCGGCGGGGGTCCGACGCGCCGCCGCGCCCGGCTGCCGCCGAACGGGGTCGCTGA
- a CDS encoding asparagine synthase-related protein has protein sequence MTAWQRGAAEMGAIAGLFHPSTPKPVDPARVRAMAAAMAHRGPDGAGEWTAPGVGFAHRRLAVIGGAAATQPVATADLRYAAMLDGTILNHAALRDELRGLGHRFAGEGDAEVVLHGFAAWGPALLDRLEGAFAIAVHDAATQTLFLARDRLGAKPLHLAMLPDGALIFASELKGLLAHPLLRRVPDAAAVGDYLTLGYVPDDACVIAGVEKLPAGHFLLVERGRPVRGARRWWGLADAGEAPAEALLPELRAAVARGAAAARPVALLLGGLGDAAVVALAAEASAKAVATVGVGDEGGVAARFATAHRQAALDDLPGLLDDLVAAFDEPCGDPAALAAIVAARGSGPVVMSGAGASLLLDGGRWRRFARRERWRRWRWTLPGLGEARADYALAVGAVDVGEVWRAQALAQRFGAAWGAGDPLEAALRTDLATRLPGQVLTIADRAGMAAGAEWRTPFADPALVTFVLSLPAGVRGARTSPLVGAMARHLPAMPVTAPSLPVSQWLRGALAADVARLERSRLLAELGWFDTARIAAWIKRHRGGDESRDLLLWRLLVLERSLSRLFGWPASV, from the coding sequence GTGACGGCGTGGCAGCGGGGCGCGGCTGAGATGGGCGCGATCGCCGGGCTGTTCCATCCCTCGACCCCCAAGCCGGTCGATCCGGCGCGCGTCCGCGCGATGGCGGCGGCGATGGCGCATCGCGGGCCGGACGGCGCGGGCGAATGGACCGCGCCGGGGGTCGGCTTCGCGCACCGGCGGCTGGCGGTGATCGGGGGCGCCGCGGCGACGCAGCCGGTCGCGACCGCGGACCTGCGCTATGCCGCGATGCTCGACGGGACGATCCTGAACCATGCGGCTTTGCGCGACGAGCTGCGCGGGTTGGGGCATCGCTTCGCGGGGGAGGGCGATGCGGAGGTGGTGCTGCACGGCTTTGCGGCGTGGGGGCCGGCGTTGCTCGACCGGCTGGAGGGGGCGTTCGCGATCGCGGTGCACGACGCGGCGACGCAGACGCTGTTCCTCGCGCGCGACCGGCTGGGGGCCAAGCCGCTGCATCTGGCGATGCTGCCGGATGGCGCGCTGATCTTCGCATCCGAGCTGAAGGGGTTGCTCGCGCATCCGTTGCTGCGGCGCGTGCCCGATGCGGCGGCGGTCGGGGACTATCTGACACTGGGGTATGTGCCCGACGACGCCTGCGTGATCGCGGGGGTGGAGAAGCTGCCGGCGGGGCATTTCCTGCTGGTCGAGCGCGGGCGGCCGGTGCGCGGCGCGCGGCGGTGGTGGGGCTTGGCCGACGCGGGCGAGGCACCGGCAGAGGCGCTGCTGCCCGAGCTGCGCGCGGCGGTGGCGCGGGGGGCCGCCGCCGCGCGGCCGGTGGCGCTGCTGCTCGGCGGGCTGGGCGATGCGGCGGTGGTCGCGCTGGCGGCGGAGGCGAGCGCGAAGGCGGTGGCGACGGTCGGTGTCGGCGACGAAGGTGGGGTGGCGGCGCGGTTCGCGACCGCGCATCGGCAAGCGGCGCTCGATGACCTGCCGGGATTGCTGGATGATCTGGTGGCGGCGTTTGACGAGCCGTGCGGCGATCCGGCGGCGCTGGCGGCGATCGTCGCGGCGCGCGGGAGCGGGCCGGTCGTGATGTCGGGGGCCGGCGCGTCGCTGCTGCTGGACGGCGGACGCTGGCGGCGGTTCGCACGGCGCGAGCGCTGGCGGCGGTGGCGGTGGACGCTGCCGGGGCTGGGCGAGGCGCGGGCGGATTATGCGCTGGCGGTCGGCGCGGTGGACGTGGGTGAGGTGTGGCGGGCGCAGGCGCTCGCGCAGCGGTTCGGGGCGGCATGGGGTGCGGGCGATCCGCTGGAGGCCGCGCTGCGCACCGATCTGGCGACGCGACTGCCGGGGCAGGTGCTGACGATCGCCGATCGCGCCGGGATGGCGGCGGGAGCGGAGTGGCGGACGCCGTTCGCCGATCCGGCGCTGGTGACGTTCGTGCTGTCGCTGCCGGCCGGGGTGCGGGGGGCGCGGACCTCGCCGCTGGTCGGGGCGATGGCGCGGCATCTGCCGGCGATGCCCGTCACCGCGCCGTCGCTGCCGGTGTCGCAATGGTTGCGGGGGGCGCTGGCGGCGGACGTGGCGCGGCTGGAACGGTCGCGGCTTCTCGCCGAGCTGGGGTGGTTCGACACGGCGCGGATCGCGGCGTGGATCAAGCGACACCGCGGCGGGGACGAATCGCGCGACCTGCTGCTGTGGCGGTTGCTGGTGCTGGAGCGGAGCCTCAGCCGGTTGTTCGGCTGGCCAGCGTCCGTTTGA
- a CDS encoding alpha/beta hydrolase produces the protein MPIDRRALIGGAASLATLTLAKQVSAQDVTQWPPREHFTLWPNRPPNSPRRLPTPNNEMSGQPPRRELHLRGVAEPVVGVYRPTRPDGRALLSLPGGGYRYLSVENEGINVARTFNPFGVTVFVLAYRLPGEGWLEPQDVPLQDAQRAMRLIRARATDFAIDPAGLGVVGFSAGGLLAASIATAYADPVYAPLDTADDHPARPAYAGLIYPVVTGDRMRVGALGAARFDTDRRVNRDTPPIFITHALDDPVVPAAQPMAMLAACQAARVTVEAHFFQEGGHGFGPAYLPPDLPGSHWPQLFDLFIKRTLASRTTG, from the coding sequence ATGCCAATCGACCGGCGCGCCTTGATCGGCGGAGCGGCCAGCCTCGCCACCCTCACGCTCGCAAAGCAGGTGTCCGCGCAGGACGTCACCCAATGGCCGCCACGCGAGCATTTCACGCTCTGGCCGAACCGGCCGCCCAACAGCCCGCGCCGCCTCCCCACGCCGAACAACGAGATGAGCGGCCAGCCTCCGCGCCGCGAACTCCACCTGCGCGGCGTCGCCGAGCCCGTCGTGGGCGTCTACCGCCCCACGCGCCCCGATGGCCGCGCTTTGCTGTCGCTCCCCGGCGGTGGCTATCGCTACCTCTCGGTCGAGAACGAGGGGATCAACGTCGCGCGGACCTTCAACCCGTTCGGCGTCACGGTCTTCGTCCTCGCCTATCGCCTCCCCGGCGAAGGCTGGCTGGAGCCGCAGGACGTGCCGCTGCAGGACGCGCAGCGTGCGATGCGGCTGATCCGCGCCCGCGCCACCGATTTCGCGATCGATCCCGCCGGGCTGGGCGTGGTCGGCTTCTCGGCGGGCGGGCTGCTCGCCGCCAGCATCGCCACCGCCTACGCCGACCCGGTCTACGCGCCGCTCGACACCGCCGACGACCATCCCGCGCGTCCCGCTTATGCCGGGCTGATCTACCCGGTCGTCACCGGCGACCGGATGCGCGTCGGCGCGCTCGGCGCGGCGCGCTTCGACACCGACCGGCGCGTCAATCGCGACACGCCGCCGATCTTCATCACCCACGCGCTCGACGATCCGGTCGTCCCCGCGGCGCAGCCGATGGCGATGCTCGCCGCCTGTCAGGCCGCGCGCGTGACCGTTGAGGCGCATTTCTTTCAGGAAGGCGGCCACGGCTTCGGCCCCGCCTATCTCCCGCCCGACCTCCCCGGTTCGCACTGGCCGCAGCTGTTCGACCTGTTCATCAAACGGACGCTGGCCAGCCGAACAACCGGCTGA
- a CDS encoding deoxyhypusine synthase has protein sequence MTDTTINDTRKAELLSKQVKHIDIKSFDARPIVDAMSDMSFTSRDLGRATKIYNQMLGDKDCTVVLVIAGSTSAGGCMDLYAELVRNNMVDVIVATGATIVDMDFFEGLGHKHYQALEVPDDDTLRSLYIDRIYDTYIDEEQLQDCDHTIYEICNAIEPKAYSSRAFIREMGKYLVEHGKKENSLVKLAYEHDVPIFCPAFVDSSAGFGLVKHQVDRAKEGKPYLMIDAVADFRELTDIKIKAGTTGLLMIGGGVPKNFIQDTVVCAEILGHEDVEVHKYAVQITVADVRDGACSSSTLQEAASWGKVNTGIEQMVFAEAGSVMPLLASDAYHRGLWKDRPTRKWATLFDTK, from the coding sequence ATGACCGACACCACCATCAACGACACCCGCAAGGCGGAACTGCTGTCGAAGCAGGTCAAGCACATCGACATCAAGAGCTTCGACGCGCGCCCGATCGTCGACGCGATGAGCGACATGAGCTTCACCAGCCGCGACCTCGGCCGCGCGACGAAGATCTACAACCAGATGCTCGGCGACAAGGACTGTACCGTCGTCCTCGTCATCGCCGGATCGACCTCGGCCGGCGGCTGCATGGACCTCTATGCCGAGCTGGTGCGCAACAACATGGTCGACGTGATCGTCGCCACCGGCGCCACCATCGTCGACATGGATTTCTTCGAGGGCCTCGGCCACAAGCATTATCAGGCGCTCGAGGTGCCCGATGACGACACGCTGCGCTCGCTCTACATCGACCGCATCTACGACACGTACATCGACGAGGAGCAGCTTCAGGACTGCGACCACACGATCTACGAGATCTGCAATGCGATCGAACCGAAGGCCTATTCGTCGCGCGCCTTCATCCGCGAGATGGGCAAGTATCTCGTCGAGCACGGCAAGAAGGAGAACAGCCTCGTCAAGCTCGCCTATGAGCATGACGTGCCGATCTTCTGCCCGGCGTTCGTCGACAGCTCGGCGGGCTTCGGCCTCGTCAAGCATCAGGTCGACCGTGCGAAGGAAGGCAAGCCGTATCTGATGATCGACGCGGTCGCCGACTTCCGCGAGCTGACCGACATCAAGATCAAGGCCGGCACCACCGGGCTGCTGATGATCGGCGGCGGCGTGCCGAAGAACTTCATTCAGGACACCGTCGTCTGCGCCGAAATCCTCGGGCACGAGGATGTCGAGGTGCATAAGTATGCGGTGCAGATCACCGTCGCCGACGTCCGCGACGGCGCCTGCTCGTCCTCGACGCTGCAGGAGGCGGCGAGCTGGGGCAAGGTCAACACCGGCATCGAGCAGATGGTGTTCGCCGAGGCCGGCTCGGTGATGCCGCTGCTGGCGTCGGACGCCTACCACCGCGGGCTGTGGAAGGACCGCCCGACCCGCAAGTGGGCGACGCTGTTCGACACCAAATGA
- a CDS encoding type III PLP-dependent enzyme, translating to MHQHHRALGLAPLSTVPADSVAGAIDIAMRQPVQPVTIVRPHAAARAARFFTEKFPGRTMYAVKANPSPELLRTLYDNGVTTYDVASIAEVRLVARTLPDATLCFMHPVKAEEAIAEAYYTHGVRTFSLDSMEELAKIVRATRGAADLTLCVRLRVSSEHSKLSLGAKFGVAPDESKELLLATRQVADALGICFHVGSQAMTPDAYAQAMERVRQAIVGAAVTVDVIDVGGGFPSVYPGMTPPPLERYFETIHRAFESLPISYSAELWAEPGRALSAEYSSVVVRVERRRGEELYINDGAYGALFDAAHIGWRYPVALLREPESTVRDHAFSLWGPTCDDMDYMPGPFPLPADVTVGDYVEVGMLGAYGAAMRTAFNGFTSDETVVATDEPMESLYIELPRQVTGNVVKL from the coding sequence TTGCACCAGCATCATCGCGCGCTGGGGTTAGCGCCCCTCTCGACCGTTCCCGCCGATTCCGTCGCCGGGGCCATCGACATCGCCATGCGTCAACCGGTCCAGCCGGTGACGATCGTTCGTCCGCACGCCGCGGCACGGGCCGCCCGCTTCTTCACGGAGAAGTTTCCGGGCCGGACCATGTATGCGGTCAAGGCGAACCCGAGCCCGGAGCTGCTACGCACGCTCTATGACAACGGTGTGACGACCTATGACGTCGCCTCGATCGCCGAGGTCCGTCTGGTCGCCCGCACCCTGCCGGACGCGACCCTGTGCTTCATGCACCCGGTCAAGGCCGAGGAAGCGATCGCCGAGGCGTATTACACGCACGGTGTCCGCACCTTCTCGCTCGACAGCATGGAAGAGCTGGCGAAGATCGTGCGTGCCACCCGCGGCGCGGCGGACCTCACGCTCTGTGTGCGGCTGCGCGTCTCGTCGGAGCATTCGAAGCTCAGCCTCGGCGCCAAGTTCGGCGTCGCGCCCGACGAGTCGAAGGAGCTGCTGCTCGCCACGCGTCAGGTCGCAGATGCGCTCGGCATCTGCTTCCATGTCGGTTCGCAGGCGATGACCCCGGATGCCTATGCACAGGCGATGGAGCGCGTGCGTCAGGCGATCGTCGGTGCGGCGGTGACGGTCGACGTCATCGACGTCGGCGGCGGCTTCCCGTCGGTCTATCCGGGCATGACCCCGCCGCCGCTGGAGCGCTACTTTGAGACGATCCACCGCGCGTTCGAGAGCCTGCCGATCAGCTATTCGGCCGAACTCTGGGCGGAACCCGGCCGTGCGCTCAGCGCCGAGTACAGCTCGGTCGTGGTGCGCGTCGAGCGGCGCCGCGGCGAGGAACTGTACATTAACGACGGCGCCTATGGCGCGCTGTTCGACGCGGCGCACATCGGCTGGCGCTACCCGGTCGCGCTGCTGCGCGAGCCGGAGTCGACCGTCCGCGATCATGCGTTCAGCCTGTGGGGTCCGACCTGCGACGACATGGACTATATGCCCGGTCCGTTCCCGCTCCCCGCGGACGTGACCGTCGGCGATTATGTCGAGGTCGGGATGCTCGGCGCGTACGGCGCGGCGATGCGCACCGCGTTCAACGGCTTCACCTCGGACGAGACGGTGGTCGCCACCGACGAGCCGATGGAGTCGCTCTACATCGAACTGCCGCGACAGGTTACCGGCAACGTCGTGAAGCTGTAA
- a CDS encoding threonine/serine dehydratase has protein sequence MRQPTRAGVRDAAAKVAAVLPPTPILSHEIRGMDVVLKAECLQPIGAFKVRGAWHRLTALSDESRQRGVVAFSSGNHAQGIAWAAKRLGISATVVMPADAPVAKRDSTLALGAEVVPYDRATESREAIAARLAEARGATLVPSFDDPWVIEGQGSAGIEAAAQMAAAGLGAPRHVVVPCGGGGLAAGLALALPEARVTVVEPEGWDDMRRSLEASWIEPVGDAPPPTACDALQTRQVSPLTFDVLARRDATGVAVSEAEIRAAQRWAAAQLRLVVEPGGAVALAAVLAGRVGVEPGMLVILSGGNVDLADYARVLAGEGA, from the coding sequence ATGCGACAGCCGACCCGCGCCGGGGTGCGTGACGCCGCGGCCAAGGTGGCGGCAGTGCTCCCGCCGACGCCGATTTTGTCGCATGAAATCAGGGGTATGGATGTCGTCTTGAAGGCGGAGTGTCTTCAGCCGATCGGGGCCTTCAAGGTGCGCGGGGCATGGCATCGGCTGACCGCCTTGAGCGACGAATCGAGGCAGCGCGGCGTCGTGGCGTTCTCGTCGGGCAATCATGCGCAGGGCATCGCCTGGGCGGCGAAGCGACTGGGTATTTCGGCAACGGTGGTGATGCCCGCCGACGCGCCGGTCGCCAAGCGCGACTCGACGCTCGCACTCGGCGCGGAGGTGGTGCCGTACGACCGTGCCACGGAGTCGCGCGAGGCGATCGCGGCGCGACTGGCCGAGGCACGCGGGGCGACATTGGTGCCGAGCTTCGACGATCCGTGGGTGATCGAGGGGCAGGGCAGCGCCGGGATCGAGGCCGCGGCGCAGATGGCGGCGGCCGGGCTCGGCGCGCCGCGGCATGTGGTGGTGCCATGCGGCGGGGGCGGGCTGGCGGCGGGGCTGGCGCTGGCGTTGCCCGAGGCGCGGGTGACGGTGGTCGAGCCCGAGGGCTGGGACGACATGCGCCGCAGCCTGGAGGCGAGCTGGATCGAGCCGGTCGGCGACGCGCCGCCGCCGACTGCGTGCGACGCGTTGCAGACGCGGCAGGTGTCGCCGCTGACCTTCGACGTGCTGGCGCGGCGCGATGCGACCGGGGTGGCGGTCAGCGAGGCGGAGATACGCGCGGCGCAGCGCTGGGCTGCGGCGCAGCTGCGGCTGGTGGTCGAGCCGGGCGGCGCGGTGGCGCTGGCGGCGGTGCTGGCGGGGCGGGTCGGGGTCGAGCCGGGGATGCTGGTGATCCTGTCGGGCGGGAACGTCGACCTGGCGGATTATGCGCGCGTGCTGGCGGGGGAAGGGGCGTGA
- a CDS encoding alpha/beta hydrolase, with amino-acid sequence MPEVIFPGPEGRIEGRFAPAPRPRAPVAMILHPHPNAGGTMNNKIVQELYKTFQRRGFATLRFNFRGVGKSQGTFDNGIGELSDAASALDWVQSFHQEAQTTWVAGFGFGAWIAMQLLMRRPEIRGFISIAPPANLFDFSFLAPCPSSGIIIQGAEDEVATPLASQKLVDKLRTQKHITIHHDVIPRANHFFEHEMDDLMKSVDNYLDMRLDPNSPIK; translated from the coding sequence ATGCCAGAAGTCATCTTTCCCGGACCCGAAGGCCGCATCGAGGGGCGCTTCGCCCCCGCCCCGCGCCCGCGCGCGCCCGTCGCGATGATCCTCCACCCGCACCCGAACGCGGGCGGCACGATGAACAACAAGATCGTGCAGGAATTGTACAAGACCTTCCAGCGCCGCGGCTTCGCCACGCTGCGCTTCAACTTCCGCGGCGTCGGCAAGAGCCAGGGCACGTTCGACAATGGCATCGGCGAACTGTCCGACGCGGCTTCCGCGCTCGACTGGGTGCAGAGCTTCCATCAGGAGGCGCAGACCACCTGGGTCGCCGGCTTCGGCTTCGGCGCGTGGATCGCGATGCAGCTGCTGATGCGCCGTCCGGAGATCCGCGGCTTCATCTCGATTGCGCCGCCCGCGAACCTGTTCGATTTCTCGTTCCTCGCGCCGTGCCCGTCGTCGGGGATCATCATCCAGGGCGCCGAGGACGAGGTCGCCACCCCGCTCGCCTCGCAGAAGCTGGTCGACAAGCTGCGCACGCAGAAGCACATCACGATCCACCACGACGTGATCCCGCGCGCCAACCACTTCTTCGAGCACGAGATGGACGACCTGATGAAGTCGGTCGACAATTACCTCGACATGCGTCTGGACCCGAACTCGCCGATCAAGTGA